AGCAGTTTGCATATGACACCACGAGTTTATACGGGGAAGTTGCTGTGCGGTTCAATGTCCACCAGTTGGTGCACATTGCACAGAGTGTACGGATGCTGGGACCCCTTTGGGGCACCTCGATGTTCCCCTTCGAGGGGGGTAACGGAAAAGTAATGAGGCTTGTGTCCGCTGCTAAAGGTGTGCCTCTACAAATAGCAGAACGGTTAGTCATGAGGGACATGTTGACAGACATGACAAAAATGACAGCCCTACGAGGAAGCTTGAAGATCTGCGCTGATAAACTAATGAACACACACGTTAGTAATGCAGGAACTCGTGGCCTTGGTGCTATGATATGCGAAAATCAAATATCGGATGTTGCTTCCCGGTTGCTGCTTGAAAAAGTGGGTCATAATGTGCCAGGTGAACAATACATGCGGGCTTGTGTTAAACGCATAACAGTGCATGCAGCTGACTACGCACGTGCTCAAAGAACATGCTCATCATACCCAGTGGAGAAGGTGGCTTTGTTATGCAAAAAGCTACTCATCACAGATTCATCAGTGGGTCATGCGTCCCACATTTACCCTTGTGAACGTCCTCCTGCTTCGGAGGGATTGTGCATGTACCTTGGCGAAGAAGTTGAGAGCCAGTTGGTGTTTGTGAAGGTTCGAGAAACAAAGTATGTCTGTGAACAGCCAAACAGGTCGGAAACTGATTGAGGGCATAGTGTGCTGTGACGCTTAGGACATTTTTGCACTTGCGTTGTACAGTTTGTGTTCTTGTCATGTAAAAATCTTTTGTAAATATGTTCCAGTGTTTGAGCTATATTGTTAGTGGGGACTTCACAGTTCGCTGCAATATATGAAGTGCAATATAATGGAAAACTCTCAATGTAAACGAAATGCACGTAGCAGAAATGAACTTATGTGTACTCCGTATCCGAGTGCTGCTGAGTTCTAGTAGAGAACTTAACCCTCCATAAGACATGCCTGTCACAGACGTTTACATCAAGTGAGACGGGGTTGTAGAAAATacttctacaaaaaaaaaagtaatgtaTGTTCATCGTGCATGCATGATGAacacattattattttttatttattttttgttaaaGGATGCAACCCCTAGGCCACATAAGACCCTCCAAATTGACCCAAGCAGGCTGCAGCAAAAGCATTTCATGTTTTGTTTTGCATGTTTGTTTTGGCATTATTGTGTTTGTTAGAACACATTGCTAATGTGCTGTACATACATGTATATGCAGAAATACCAGATGTGCATTATTCTTTGTATGGGTGTGGTAGTGTTTTCATCAAGGCCACAGAAAATGGAATAAACAAATTAAAATGTGTGTTCCAAGCTGGTGGTGTCAGGTTAAGGTTAAAAGCAGGCAAACATAATGCGAAGCCTTGCAAAACATCTCGGGGCCCAATCCAAGCGAGGAAGCCATTTAGATCAATGTATACCACAAGGTGAACGACGTGCGTGATATGCACTCTCGTTGTCTAGTCGAGACTGTGCTGATATAGTGATATGCTGGTGAACCCTGCTGGCCACTCGACCTTTCTGTCTCTGCTGGATCATTAAACATTTTTGGTGGACCAGTAGGCACGTCTGCTGGATCATTTAACATTTTTGGTGGACCAGTAGGCACGTCTGCTGGTCCActcataggtgggcattttggtgaaacctcactcgccctcaccctcacggccctcaagggcacatgccctcactcgccctcaccctcaccgccctcacgagcacatgccctcactcgccctcgccctcacggccctcacagacacatgccctcactcgccctcaccctcacggcactcacaaacgcaagccctgagggtcttaccctcatgagacctcctgtgagtgcactcatgaggtctgaggggcgccaggtctctgtgagtgaagtcactgctGAGGCCTGAGGTATGTGAGGCCAGcatgagggcattcagaaatgaggtcaaatgacgcatgatgtggttccagcgacacaaccactggctttgtacactttaaagggctggtgtgcacgtatttagcaatttcgtctacgtcgcgctgggaacacagcgaagcgtcctgggctgactgattacttggtgatatagttccagcgatccaactgcaggcagggtgcactttgaagggctggtgtgcccgtttttaccaatttcgtctatgttgcgctgggaaaaCAGCAAAGCGTCAtgagctgacggattacttggtgatatggttccagtgacggaactaccagcagggtgcactttaaagggctggtgtgcccgttttgagcagtttcgtctatgtcgcgctgggaacacagcgaagcctcctgagctgactgattacttcgtgatatggttccagcgacccaactaccgagagcgtgcactttaaagggcaggtgcgccggtttttagcaatttcgtctatgtcgcgctgggaacacaacaaagcccagtacacttggctgtgttcccagcgcgacgtagacgaaattgctaaaaacgtgcacatcagccctttaaagtgcaccctgcaggtagttggatcgctggaaccatgtcaccaagtaatcagtcagccaagacgctttgctctttcccagcgcgacatatacgaaactgctaaaaacgggcacgccagccctttaaagtgcacactgcgtgtaggtgggtcgatggaaccatatcaccaagtaatcaatcagctcaggaggctttgctgtgttcccagcgcgatacagacgaaattggtaaaaacgtgctcACCAGcgctttaaagtgcaccctgcctgtagtcgagtcgctggaaccatatcaccaagtaattagtcagctcaggacgcgtggctgtgttcccagagcgacgtagacgaaattgctaaaaacgggatcaccagccctttaaagtgcaccctgccggtaggtgggtcgctggaaccatatcaagaagtaatcagtcagctcaggaggctttgttgtgttccaagcgcgacgtagacgaaattgctaaaaacgtgcactcgggccctttaaagtgcaccatgcctgtagttgggtcgctggaaccatatccccaagtaatcagtcaactcaggacacgtgggtgtgttcccagcgcgacgtagacgaaattgctaaaaacgggcacaccagccctttaaagtgcaccctgccggtagttgggtggctggaaccatgtcaccaagtaatcagtcagccaagacgctttgctctgttctcatcgcgacatatacgaaactgctaaaaacgggcacaccagccctttaaagtgcacactgcatgtaggtgggtcgatggaaccatatcaccaactaatccgtcagttcagggcgcttggctgtgttcccagcgcgacgtagacgaaattgctaaaaataggaacaccagccctttaaagtgcactctgccggtagctggatcgctggaaccatatcactactgccttcataatttgcccacgtctcgtaagcgtcatttaaccccatttctgaatgcactcatacggacctcacacccctcaggcctcaccagtgacttcactcacacagacctggcgcccctcagacctcatgagtgcactcacaggagacctcatgagggtaagaacgtcatgagtgcactcacggacggcctgatcgcgggcttgccctcactcaccctcacctcaaaggcgtgaggtgagggtgaggggcactcatgagggccctcatgagtgagttcgcccagctatggtcACACCCGAAGCTAACCGCATGGGAATGTTGACCTTCCTGACGCGAACATTTCGTCCGCGGCAATCTGCGTATACGGCGTCTCCGATTAGTGAGAGCGTGGTGCCGGTATCCACCAAGCCCGTGTACTCTTTACCAGCTATGGTTACGCCTATATACGGAGCAGAAACGGGGACGGATCCCTGTACTCTGCAAGCTAATGGGGCCAACGCTAACCCGACCTCGGCAAAATCTTGCGGCGAGGTACGAGGAGGCATACACCCCAAGCTTTCACCTGTCGCCGACGACGGATCAGGGCTAACCCCAACTCCCGCCGCCGGCTCTACTTGTTTCCCTGCGCTAAGCGAGAGCTCCGCTGGCGGTGGGGACAGTTGCGCTTGTAATGACCCAACTTATTACACCCATAACACCTGGGCTGCGCGCGCCCGTGGTCCGCCGGTGGCAATCTGCTACTGGGGACTTCCCTAACCTCCCTTCCCTGTGTCTGCCGACTCTGTACCCTCCGGGCAGGGAGACAATTCCTCTCCCCACGCGGACCGTCGTGAGAGTTTTCACAAAATCCCGCACGACGCCTCTGCTCGAAGGAAAAGGGATCCAGCGCCCGAGGCAAAACGAAATCGTTCGCTCTCCCTCCCGTACGTCCGGCATCCGCCAACATGGATGCCACCTCCCTTCCCCTCGGAGCAGAATCCCGTACTCCACCCCACGCACATCCCGGTTCAACCGACTCTTCGGGTCGCGGCGGTGGACGGTACTGCAACTCAGACAAAAGATCTGCCTGATTTACACGAGCCTCTCGTGCGAGCACATCGAGAGAGTCAAACGTCCTTCCCCGGAGATAAGGGCGAAAACTAGGGTGGCTCTGCCGCATGACACGAGAGACCTTTTCCTCCGCTGGGACGgacaacaaaacaaacaaacaaacaaaagtaaaATCTTTTGTTGACAGCATCTGTATATTCTTTTTGCAATCTCCTCTCCTCAACCCGGCCTCTGGATGTCAAATAAAGTACTCATTGCTGCTTCTTGTCGTGTTTCCTTCATCCTCGAGGAGTTGAGATGGTTTCACCGGAAATGTCAAAAGCACTCTTAAATGAAAAGCTAGTCGCTGAAGTGCACATCCGAAGGCCGCTATGGGATATGAGAAGTCGTGAATACAGGGACCCGAAGAAAAAACACCTCTTGTGGATTCAAGTTGCCGAAACGCTCAACTGGAACGCTAAATTCTAAGCTGCTTTCACTGAAAACGCAATGATAAATGCGAATCTGAAAATTTAATGCGGTTCAATTAATCACATTGCTTCCCATACGGTCACTGAAGTTCGATACAGATGGAAGAGCTTACGAGATGCATTCGCGAAACGACCCAAAGCGATATTGCAAAAGAAGAGGAGCGGCGCGGGCTCGGGAGATATAGAAGAAGTGGATGCAGACAGCGACGACTGGACACATTTTAAGCAGTTATTCTTCCTTAAAGACATATACAACTGttataacaataatattgtCGAAAAGGAATGAACTTGAATTCGCGTTTTGAGATGATTCCCAAAATCGGTGGGGATGCTGATTGCGATGTGGTTGTACACCACGTTACTCCGTTAAGCGCTCGGTCCCAAAGACTGAGAGGCTTATGCACTCGCCGGTCTACACTCGGCGGTTACTGACGGACAACTCAACACTCTAGCCAACCCACGATTCCCTCGACAATACTTAGTTCGACCCAGGGCGATCAGCACTTGTTAGAGCACGATGGTGTAATCGTCAAAGGAGTGACTCAGGGTACAACGATAACAATCCAACACATCGTTTTACTACAATCttacaaaattaaaaagaaacaaccGGTGAATGCTCCAACACAGATATTAATTATAACTAAATAATACAAGGTGCAATGCTCATTAAGAAAACATTATCTACGTGGAAATGGCCTTAACACAGTTTCAACACGGTGACAGAGAATTTCAAAGAACACAGAAGGTCCGAACAAAGAACTTTGCACAGAAGGTCCGAATGTCCGTTGTCAGAAAGGTGCTGTGATGAGTCGGGTCAAGCAGCGGGGGTCCTTTTCGGTCTGTGGTCTCTGCGGTTTCTTGCACGACGCACCCAAACAAAGGAACTCGCCGACGTCTCCCCTAGAGGACTGACGCTGCCGCACACGCTTGTTTCCAAACCACGACTGACGTTTCTTGGTCTCGCTCCTGGTCTGGTTCACTGTTCGATTTGCTTGTTATGTTCTTTTTCTCAAGTCCCGGGAAGGAGGAATTCCAAACTTCCAGACGCACACACACTCGGTGGTGTCACATGACACCTGCGACCACACGGCCAGGGGTTCGCTGCCCTTCCCAATGTTCGGTCCCCAGACATAAACACTAACTGCTTTTCGCAGGAAAAAGGCCATTTCGACGTCTAGACAAAGTACATGATGTAAAAAACAAATGCAGCTCTCGGCTACCGTACTTTTGGCTACACAGTCCATGTTCGAGAAAGTTCCCGAAATGCGCCGGAATCACGGATTTGTGACAACAACACCAGGAGGTAAGCAACTAAGGCACTGTGGTCAGAGCTTTTTTACACTCCccttcttgtcttttttttttctcttttctttttctagttTTCAACAGGGATGAGCAAAAATAAATTTTGATGGTTTTAAATACTTGTCATGCTTTGGAAGTGCATTTTAATGGAAAATGTGAATACATTATTTAACTACCCTaaatggtggtagtggtggagagctcgccattgttggcctcacaaaggtgggcaacatcaTGACTAACGTTCTtagggaatgtgcatcctgggcagacttctaagggaactgtgccgacatatgtgtaAATACTTTCATAAATGCGTCGAATGAGCAAAAGATCAATTTGGACTGAGTAACTGTTAGTATTGGTATTCAAGGACCGTTACAAAGAAACAGCATTCCTGCATCATGGTGATTTAAATGATTAAATGATTCTGTCATCCATGCAGCTCCAGTTTGATCAGACAGTGTTGGTTTGCGAAACCTATAACATCGATGCTATTCGACTGCTGACATCATGCTTTCTATCCAGGACATCTGGAAATTTACAGATGTGTCCCCTGCCTGCATCTAATAGCAGTGAGACAGCACAGTCATTACTTGAGAGTATGGTGACAGAATCACACACAGGTTCTGTTTGCCTCTCGGGATTGACCCCTAGCTGCACATCACCACCTACAACATCCCTTTTGCTACCACATGCCCCACCTTCCCCAGTTGCTCAAGCTTCTCCTCATATACCATGTGAAGATGATGCGACACGACCCTGTGAGACCCAGCCTGTCACTGCACTTCGCCAACCTTTATCCTCCCAACCAAGAAGAAAACGTACCAGGAACGACCACGAAAGGCTTGATGCTGAACTGCGTCTCATTGATCGACAGCTGCAGGAAAGGCCCGACGAACATGACAGCCTTGGAAACATAATTGCAGAAGGTGCGCGACGCTGCCGACGCGAGTATTTGCATGGTTTGAGAATTGAATTGTTGGACGTTCTCCACAGGTATGAAGAAATGAGCAGGCAATAAATAGTAGTCTGTGCCGTGCAACCACATGTTATTTCACAAGTAGACAAAAAATGTACAACATGATACAGTATCAACAATGTATACAGCATAGTGGGTGTATTCCAAATACACAGTCAATGATACATCACAATAAGTGGAGAGCGTTACCACTATGTGTTCAAAAAAGGTTCGAGCTGCTGGTCacctacactgtaaaaaatttcaccgtagaaaaAACGGGCAACGCCTGGCAACAATGCTGCCAAGTTCTGCCCGTTTCTTCTACGGTGCCCCGTAAAAAGTGTCGCCCGTTAAAATGACGGTATTGCctagtttttttttactgtCGTTTTCTTGTAGTGATTTACAGCGTATTACAGTAACTCAGAGCGCTTACTGCAGACGACCAGTAaatgatacttttttttttgtgccaacgccacaaagcaactgtgactatataGTAAATGAAATATACGAGGCTATAACATTTTTAACATACAATGAACATAAtttgttctgacatgcagcgAGATATATGTTGTGATAATAAAAATACCAGACAAAAACTGGCAAAAATAAGAGTCTATAATGCTTTCATTTTTGTGCAAACCTTTATTGTACAAAGGAATCCCCTGGAAAAAGCAGATCAGATGTATGACACTGTTATCTGAAATGGAGAATACAAAGGTTAATTTAGACCACAAAATAATGTCGGGCAATGTATAAACAAGAGCTTGAGTTTTGTGCTCTACGATTATATGATGCGCTTTCACTTCACTTCCATTTTGTAGCGAGAAGGGACAGAGACGAGGCACGCAAAACACTATATGCCCTTCAGAACACAGCAACATGCTTTTAATTGCAGATAAAGAGATGATGTTCCTGTGCCTTTTCTTCGTTCCCTATCCGTACAGAATAGCTTTTTTACCACGTGACAAAACAAATCTGCTACACTTCATTCTACTCGCTGATTTCATCATCAGCACAGGGTAAGTGGTCACGAGAGTTTCGAAGTTTGTTAATCTAGTCTCCCACAATGGCCTTGGAGCGCACTGAATGCACACAACAgttacttgtttttttttgtttttttttcttcttacttcTGTCTCAAAGTCTGCTCAGTTATGATTATAGTACCCCTTTCTAGCTCGTGATATAAAACATGGTTATGTCCCCGCTTTCCGGGAACGCAAGTCTAGACGAGATCATGGCAACAGTATGGACATGTCCAACATACACAATATTTGAAAACCTACCTCGTCTGTGAGCAGATCTGTCGTAAACATGCCCCTGCTTCAAGAAACGCTCGGAAGATGCTGCAGGTAAAGTAGCAGTTTCAAACACAATATGACTGTACCACGATATCAACTTACCTGcttaaaacaaaaaagaaggggAGTTGATGCCAACACGTTGCACCGTCCTCATAATAAAGAATGCTGCAAGAAAAACACTTCATTATGACCAAGATACAACGCAAGAATTAACACTTACAGTTACCATGCTTAAATCATATATGGAAAATATCCACGTACGCATGGCACTACAAAAAATAAGTATTGAGTGTTCTGGAAGAAAAATAGTTCATTGGTGATCAAGCTATTTATTTACAGCACACAATAGCCAATTCAACAGATACTTAAATTTACCTTTGCTATAACAAAAGGAAACGACAAAAAACTGCACAATCGACCTGCTTCTATCGACCTGtgggaaaatttaaaaaaacagACATGTCATTTTTTATCAAAACAGAATGGCGATTTCCACATACCTCAGTCAAAAAGCACAAATTAAATGTTGACACGAACATGGTACAGAAGTGTGTAATGTGCCCGTGAAAGGCCTGCAATAAACGTTCATTCCTATTACTATAAAGAAacaggaatatatatatatatcaatatTTACCATGAAACATTACAGGTTCCATTCGAACCGTGAAAGCCGGTCCACAAGTCGGAGCACCTTTTTGTTAACGGGTGTTCGTGGGCGCTTCTCTGCTCTGTAGCCCCTGTCTGGGTTGATTCCGAGAAATGTCCTGCAATTCCAGTAATGTGGGGATACATGAAATACACATGGACCCGGTTTCAGCAACACTAACTTTTCAAACAAGATCAATGGTGTCCTATGCCTGAGGTTCGCCATCCGCTCATTTTAGGAACATTAGTTAGTAATTTAATGTGCACCCAAGTATCCTTAGCTGATATTGGCGCACGAGCTGAGTGGTCATTCCCGAACCAAACCTTAGATTAAATGTCACCCAACATTGGCAGAATAAGGTCATAGGTTAACATTACAAGTCTGATGGTTTACCGTTGCACGAATTCCAGAAATGCCCGAGTTTCTTCAGCATACACAAGATCAAGGGTATAATGAAGGGCGAACCAGAACCCAAGTGCCGTAATGAACTGTGGCACGTGATCCGCTATGACTAGTTGGTCCACAGTTATCATGAACGATGTGGCGCACCAGGGGGAGTCACCTGCAATATGTAAAAGCATCGAAAGTTAGCACTGATAGAATATACATGCAAAATGTTTGAACGAAACTCAAACCACACTTGGCATGCCACCAATACTGTATACATTCCAAAAATTTATCTTGCCAAGAGCAATAATCCGTGGACTGGCTGGAAGTGCAGACAGCTCGACATCCCGGGCTGTGCAGAACTCCTGCAACATATTTGTTATTGCATTTAATGCATACAAGTACAACTTTTATCATAATTTTTTTATTCCTAACCttaaggtaaaaaaaaaatgcgaggaGACCTCAAATTAACCTATATAGATattatagtatatatatagaCATTTATACACAAGTCGTGTCACATATGAAACTTACGCTACGAACAAGCAGGACACCATCTTCGGCCTCATCCAGGTAGTGCAGCAGGAGGAGGGTCACCGCAAGTGCTTCACTCTGAGCAGCTGGACTTGGTGCTTCCTGTTGCTCTAGCAGTATTCGTGCAACAGTGTCTGTTTTCTGTGACTCTTGCTTGGAGAAGTTCAGTACGTTGGCTCCTTTCTCATTCAGAGATATAGGGAGCACGCACCCTATATCTACGCCTACAAGCAGTTGGAAGTGCGTAAACATTCCTTCTGGTGTGAACAAATACGGCCACTCCGACATAAGTTCACGCGTCGTCATTTTTGACTTGATCATTTTGCGCTGCAGTGGATAAGTCGACTTAAGTTCTTGAATGACTTTGTGCCCCTCGCCTTCACTGTTTGTGTACCAAGATTTTAGaatctcttttttttctgccataCCCTCTTCATCAACTTCTTCAGTCGAAGCATCCCTGATGCAACCATACGGGCCTGATTTTTTCTGGCGTCCTTTTGTTTCGGGTGTGTCGCTCCTCGAACGGGTACAGTTCTCGGTTCTAAAAACAAGTTGGTTAAGCACGGAGTCATGCCCTGTGCCGACTACTGTGCCATCAAAAGCGTCCTGCAGGGATGATGGGTACTGTTGCACAATCCGACGAGCAATAATTTCGTAGTGCTTTCTCAAGGGGCGCTCACACATTCTCATGGCATGACTGACTATTattctgatcatttcccgcCGTAATCTACTTGAAGGGCGCTCCTTTTTCTTCAAAGCTAACATTAGAGCAGGAGGCATGCTGTTCCATGGAACGCGGAAATTTACGGCCCAATTTGGGTCAGTGTTGGAAGCAGTAACATTTGTTGAAGCTGCTTGCTCAGGAGATACTGAAGGGGTTTGACATTGTTGTTGCTGAGGGAGGTTGATTGACAAGCTTGGTGCAGGGAGAGAAGTGGTGGAGCAGGACTCCAGAGTGCTTGCAGATGAATTTGCCTCTGTAGCACAGTTGTCATCTGCAGGAATTTTCAGTGTAAACATTTATTAGAAATGGATAGCTATGCCGACTTGCTCTCTACAATACACTGCCTACAGCCATATAATGTGACCCCCTTTCACAAAAGGAATACTGTATTGTCGTTAAAGTGTAGGAAGGCGTTGCAAGATTGGGATATTAGGGGTATGTGCAAGGGGAGAGTATTTTCAGATAATTCATTTTTAAAACTTTTCACAGTTTGACACATTGAGCACAGAGACTCCCGGTTAGACAACTGAGAGGTTTGGTATTTAGGGCAATAGTTACATCAGAAATTCAAAAATGGTGCAAAACGGGTACGAAGTCTACTGGATGACAAAGCGCACACTGGGTCTTGACAGGGAGcattgaacatgagagaactgatgttctgaggctgtaaCAACAAGAAGGACAAATTTGCAAAGGCATTTGACACGCTGCAAGAAcagtgaaaaaacaaaaaatgcagAAAAAGTTGAATTGCTGCAGAATCAGCAATCCACTACCAGGGACACATTCAGTTTGAATATATCAATTTACAAAAACCCTAAGTGCAAATGCTTTTCAACTGTTTCTTGTTTGCAGTGAGAGCTACTTTTTACCTATCTCAAACTTTCAAAGATGCATAAAGGCCGTAATTGTGCAACATACGGTTCATGAAGAATAACACGTCAATGACAGGACATCAAACAGAATATTTTGAACACTTCGACACGTGCACAACTTTTATAATATATAAAAGAAAAATTGCAAATCATCCATACACTGCTAAGCACAAGGAATTTCAGCACATACTGCAAAAGTTATAGATTTTACACACTATATTTTATACATTTTACCTGTCCTTTTAACTGTAGACAAAAATCTTCGGATTTGAATTGGTCGCAGCACACCCTGAAGATCTTGTTCTTCGACAAACTTCAAATCACTTGGTGCTTCAACACCAAGCTCTCTCAATGTCCGAACTATAGTGCTAATCTGATTTTCTGAAAGTCCCGGCAGAGCCACGGAAACTTCAAGTTCAATCATGTCCATCTGTAAAAAATTGAAGCAAGGTTTATAACCTCGCATTCAACCAAATTGTGCCTCATCAGTACAAAGCACCAGCGAACTCCTGACAAAATTGAAACATGGCATTACATACCCTGTTAGTGCTCCCAGGACTGCTTTCGTAGAAGAAGCTGGAATGCAGCATTATTGAAATAATGCATTCTGTCGTAACATATGTCACTATACGACATCTTGACAGTACAAATGTGGACAAGGTATTCCATACATTACGAAGCTCTAGACATGTCGACCGCCAACTTATCGCATATTCACAGACACGGACTTAACGAGAATCAGTGTACTATCTGCATGTGGAGATTAGCGAACACAAGATATAAATGAAACTTCACTGTTTTTGTAGCACAGCATACGTGATAGAGCAGGACAAAGAAGCTACTTTATTTCTAGACGAAGTAGCTTGgcagacacaagaaaatcaCTTCATGACAATGAAGTGCTTTGGGGATATGCACATTTTCCCACATAGTGCATACGACGGAAGAGGATGGAAATCAGCAAGCGATTTCACATTCACGCATTTGTACTCTGACAAATCGTGCACTGCATAGATGCCCAAATGCCACTGAAAAATGGCTTCATGCAGTTTCACAACAAAGAAAACATCAGTGCCTGCAGTACCAATTATCAGAACAATTCTTCCAAAAACAAGGTTTTCGCTGACTTTAACTGCAACGAACAAGCCTTCAGTGTACGCAGTTCCTTTGTAAGTCACTTCATTGGTTACAACACTGTTGAATTCGTCAATTCCGGAACCTACAATGCATGACTTAATGTACTCGCAGTAGGCTGACAAGTCTAGCTGTAGCCCTCCTTTGACAACAACAGTAGGCTCAAAGAATGTGTCACTGAGCAGGTATGCTTGCAGCATTTGGTGTCTACGTGCCAATGTCTTGCACAGGGATTTAAAGTTCTTCAATTTGCGGACACAGTGCTTAAAATATGAATGCTTGCTTTCGAAACGCATTGTCCATAAGTTGATCAGCGGTCCGAACTGAATGATCAGACGAGGATAGTGGAGCAGGTAGTGGTGTTTTGGCAGGAGTGGAGACAATTGAAAAAGCTCTTTTCTGTCATAGAGGTATTCTTCAATGAGCACTTGAAGATATGCTATGGTGCCCTTCTGTATGCAAGGTGAACAAATAATGTCTACTATCCTTCTCAAGCTTACCAATGCACACCAGACAGGGTCTTCAAAATCCTGCACGTACTGACCAACAAATATAGGCAAGAGCCGAAGCAATGTCCAAGTTGATGCGGCTGTTCCAGCTATTTTTTTGCCGTTGTCCAACACCTCATGAGGTTTGCTGTTTGAGTCAGAACCCCTGTACTCAAAATTCAAAATTATGGAATTCAGCTTCTGATACGAAAACCACTTACAGACCCTCACAAAGTGTCTGATGTAGAGTGCAAGATCGCTTGAAACAATACCTTCGAAGAGGTCATGTCCCAGACATGGGGGAAGCCCAGGGGCACACACATGAAAAAAGCGCGGCTCATTGAAGCAGCTGTTACCCTTTATGCCTTCAAACATGCTGCCGTCGGCGTCGACGTGTTGAAGCGATGTGTTATAGCTGTTGATAGTCCGCAGAACACC
This portion of the Ornithodoros turicata isolate Travis chromosome 3, ASM3712646v1, whole genome shotgun sequence genome encodes:
- the LOC135386927 gene encoding uncharacterized protein LOC135386927 — translated: MPPALMLALKKKERPSSRLRREMIRIIVSHAMRMCERPLRKHYEIIARRIVQQYPSSLQDAFDGTVVGTGHDSVLNQLVFRTENCTRSRSDTPETKGRQKKSGPYGCIRDASTEEVDEEGMAEKKEILKSWYTNSEGEGHKVIQELKSTYPLQRKMIKSKMTTRELMSEWPYLFTPEGMFTHFQLLVGVDIGCVLPISLNEKGANVLNFSKQESQKTDTVARILLEQQEAPSPAAQSEALAVTLLLLHYLDEAEDGVLLVRSEFCTARDVELSALPASPRIIALGKINFWNVYSIGGMPSVV